A window of the Schlesneria paludicola DSM 18645 genome harbors these coding sequences:
- a CDS encoding PSD1 and planctomycete cytochrome C domain-containing protein — translation MARQRPERSLKQRICRRGICVILLGLVSYAPNSLHADPPAEKPKLVFEEQILPILKTRCIKCHAGAEPSGGLRLTTRSDLLRGGSAGPAIRIAAAESSLIWEKLTSNEMPKGGPPLSADEKGIIRAWINEGALSSAPDTSDSDPLNESLDNDSHEHWSFRPPVKPPVPSRAAIDADENPIDAFIIHSLQAKGLTLSSRASRAVLLRRASYDLIGLPPSPEDVREFMSDPDEFAYERWIDRLLESPHYGERWGRHWLDLAGYADSAGVLSEDRPLPTAFRYRDYVIRAFNRDKPYDQFLREQIAGDELVDYWSAYEKYEVLPDEVIEAITATGYLRCAADSSRPDFSTIKNADAQYYYPTINDTLQIVASSTMGVTLQCARCHSHKFDPIAQSEYYQLQSIFMGALRPREWIAQMDRKLLIASAAQKRTADEHNGKLDAEIARLKKELSDLRTEFKQQHFDRRLNELPEVLRADVKSAFGKPADQRTDVDKYFVEKLQVTLQPDDKSLDQLLPEAYPDYKAAAAARNEGIAQQERRRMHFDEVRALYDLPGPVVTHLLRRGDALTPGPVVEPGVLKALTTPVSFQWTAPAPEAKTSGRRLAFANWLTQPDHPLTSRVLVNRVWLHHFGEGIVATPEDFGTLGATPSHPQLLDWLAREFVDSGWSMKRLHRLMMTSKTYCQRSIVDDVHHANALAADPDNRLMWRQRMRRLDAEPLRDAMLCVSGLLDRQVYGRAIPVARRPDGDVTIADGNNEYRRSIYVQVLRGNPLTLLHAHDQPVMETNCTRRSRSTVSTQALTLLNSDACQMYAQAFSDRALRESVEAPLNYVALVAWSRDATSVELRLFEEFVKSQQMRHVSSGEPLDQARRKAFIDLCHMVMASNEFVHVD, via the coding sequence ATGGCACGGCAGAGGCCCGAACGATCGTTGAAGCAACGAATTTGCCGACGCGGGATATGCGTCATTCTTCTTGGGCTTGTCAGCTATGCACCGAATTCCCTTCACGCTGATCCACCAGCCGAAAAGCCGAAGCTCGTCTTTGAAGAACAGATCCTGCCGATCCTGAAAACGAGATGCATCAAGTGCCACGCCGGCGCCGAGCCATCGGGAGGGTTGCGTCTAACGACACGCAGCGATCTGCTGCGCGGCGGATCGGCAGGACCGGCGATTCGGATTGCCGCCGCGGAATCGAGTTTGATCTGGGAAAAGCTGACCTCCAACGAGATGCCCAAAGGGGGACCGCCGCTCAGCGCGGACGAAAAAGGAATCATTCGGGCCTGGATCAACGAAGGCGCGTTGTCGTCCGCCCCGGATACGAGTGATTCCGATCCGTTGAACGAATCGCTCGACAATGACTCTCACGAACATTGGTCGTTTCGGCCGCCCGTCAAACCCCCGGTTCCAAGTCGCGCGGCAATCGACGCGGATGAGAATCCGATCGATGCGTTCATTATCCATTCGCTGCAAGCCAAGGGGCTGACGTTGTCCTCACGGGCTTCACGCGCCGTCCTGCTGCGACGCGCGTCGTATGACTTGATTGGCCTGCCGCCATCTCCCGAGGACGTCCGCGAGTTCATGTCTGATCCTGACGAATTCGCCTATGAACGTTGGATCGACCGTTTGCTGGAATCCCCGCACTACGGCGAACGCTGGGGCCGTCATTGGCTGGATCTCGCTGGATACGCGGACTCGGCAGGAGTCCTTTCGGAAGATCGCCCTCTGCCCACCGCCTTCCGATATCGCGACTACGTCATTCGCGCGTTCAATCGCGACAAACCCTACGACCAGTTTCTACGAGAACAGATCGCCGGCGACGAACTGGTCGATTACTGGTCGGCCTATGAAAAGTACGAGGTCCTTCCCGACGAAGTGATCGAAGCGATCACCGCGACGGGGTACCTGCGATGTGCGGCCGACTCCAGCCGTCCTGATTTCTCGACGATCAAAAACGCCGATGCTCAATACTATTATCCAACGATCAATGACACGCTTCAGATTGTGGCCTCATCGACAATGGGCGTGACGCTGCAATGTGCCCGGTGTCATAGCCACAAGTTCGACCCGATTGCGCAGTCGGAATACTACCAGTTGCAGTCAATATTCATGGGAGCGCTTCGTCCCCGTGAGTGGATTGCACAAATGGACCGCAAGCTGTTGATTGCCTCGGCCGCACAGAAACGTACTGCCGACGAGCACAACGGAAAACTCGATGCCGAGATTGCGAGGTTGAAGAAAGAGTTGTCCGATCTGCGGACAGAGTTCAAGCAACAGCACTTCGACAGGCGATTGAACGAGTTGCCCGAGGTGCTACGCGCTGACGTTAAGTCGGCATTCGGGAAGCCAGCCGACCAGCGAACGGACGTCGACAAGTATTTCGTCGAAAAGCTTCAGGTGACGCTGCAACCGGATGACAAATCGCTCGATCAACTGCTGCCGGAGGCATATCCGGATTACAAGGCGGCCGCCGCCGCACGAAATGAAGGGATCGCACAGCAGGAACGACGGCGGATGCATTTTGACGAAGTGCGTGCGCTTTACGATTTACCGGGCCCGGTCGTAACGCATCTGCTACGACGCGGCGATGCACTCACTCCTGGTCCCGTCGTTGAACCCGGCGTGTTAAAAGCGCTGACCACGCCGGTTTCTTTCCAGTGGACCGCTCCCGCGCCCGAAGCGAAGACCAGCGGCCGTCGGTTGGCTTTTGCGAATTGGCTAACGCAACCCGACCACCCGTTGACGTCGCGAGTTCTGGTCAACCGAGTCTGGCTGCACCATTTTGGCGAAGGCATCGTGGCGACCCCGGAAGACTTTGGAACACTCGGTGCGACTCCCAGTCATCCACAACTCCTTGATTGGCTGGCGCGCGAGTTTGTCGATTCAGGCTGGAGTATGAAACGGCTTCATCGGTTGATGATGACCTCCAAAACCTATTGCCAGCGGTCCATTGTCGACGACGTGCACCATGCGAACGCCCTGGCCGCCGATCCTGACAATCGACTGATGTGGCGGCAGCGTATGAGGCGACTTGATGCCGAGCCGTTGCGAGACGCGATGCTGTGCGTCTCGGGGCTGCTCGATCGACAGGTGTACGGCCGCGCGATTCCGGTGGCCCGTCGTCCCGACGGAGATGTCACGATCGCTGACGGGAACAATGAGTATCGTCGATCGATCTATGTGCAGGTGCTGCGCGGCAACCCGTTGACTCTGTTACATGCTCACGACCAGCCTGTAATGGAGACCAATTGCACGAGGCGTTCGCGTTCGACGGTTTCGACGCAGGCACTCACGCTGCTGAACAGTGACGCATGTCAGATGTATGCTCAAGCCTTTTCGGATCGAGCTTTACGCGAATCCGTCGAAGCGCCTCTCAATTATGTCGCCCTCGTGGCGTGGTCACGCGACGCCACCAGTGTTGAACTAAGATTGTTTGAAGAGTTCGTGAAGTCTCAGCAAATGCGACATGTTTCGTCGGGTGAGCCGCTGGATCAGGCCCGACGCAAGGCGTTTATCGATTTGTGCCACATGGTGATGGCATCCAATGAATTTGTGCATGTGGACTGA
- a CDS encoding DUF1501 domain-containing protein: MTQSAEYEGWLSSRREALTQLGGGFGGMVLASMLRDSSSTAIASGSAPHDLRLKAPRHEPRARAVIQLFMHGGPSQVDLLDPKPELSRFHGQAPPAEVADDENRTTTLLGSTFKFSKHGESGLEFSEVLPGIARHADDIAVVRSMFTEHRNHEQAIWMAHTGLIVSGRPNIGAWAGYGLGTENQNLPAYVALPDPKGLPVDGTRNWSSGWLPPVYQGTAIRSDGMPVLHLQPKTARSADVDQGRLDLLRTLNQQHRTARPGELDLDARIASFELAAKMQLTATDALDINQETEATQRLYGLDQEVTRSYGKRCLMARRLIERGVRFVQLFMAGQPWDTHSHNVSGIRSCCQQTDLPIAGLLTDLKQRGLLDSTLVQWGGEFGRTPGAEQRDGNKTEGIEGRDHHPYGFSVWLAGGGIRGGQAYGATDDFGYRAIANRTQTADLHATILHLLGLDHESLTFPHNSRDERLTDVYKARVIRELLM; the protein is encoded by the coding sequence ATGACACAATCTGCCGAATACGAAGGTTGGCTTTCGTCACGACGCGAAGCCTTGACGCAATTGGGTGGAGGATTCGGGGGAATGGTCCTCGCGTCGATGCTACGTGATTCGTCGAGTACCGCCATCGCCAGCGGTTCGGCTCCGCATGACTTGCGGCTCAAGGCGCCACGCCACGAACCACGGGCGCGAGCTGTGATTCAGCTGTTCATGCACGGCGGGCCGAGTCAGGTCGATCTTCTCGACCCCAAACCGGAATTGTCACGCTTTCACGGACAGGCGCCGCCCGCCGAAGTGGCCGACGACGAGAATCGAACGACCACGTTGCTGGGAAGTACGTTCAAATTCTCCAAGCATGGCGAAAGCGGTCTTGAATTCTCGGAAGTGTTGCCTGGAATTGCTCGTCATGCCGACGACATTGCTGTGGTTCGATCGATGTTTACAGAGCATCGAAATCATGAACAGGCAATCTGGATGGCGCATACCGGCCTGATTGTTTCAGGGCGACCTAATATCGGTGCTTGGGCTGGATATGGTTTAGGTACCGAGAATCAGAATCTGCCCGCCTATGTTGCGCTTCCCGATCCTAAAGGCCTTCCCGTTGATGGCACCCGAAACTGGTCAAGTGGCTGGTTGCCACCGGTCTACCAAGGGACCGCGATCCGATCTGATGGGATGCCGGTCCTGCATCTTCAACCAAAGACCGCACGCAGTGCGGACGTTGATCAGGGACGATTGGACTTGCTTCGAACGCTCAACCAGCAGCATCGTACGGCCCGACCAGGGGAACTCGATCTGGATGCGCGGATCGCGAGCTTCGAACTGGCCGCGAAAATGCAACTGACGGCGACGGATGCTTTGGACATCAATCAGGAGACCGAAGCGACGCAGCGTCTGTATGGATTGGATCAGGAAGTCACACGCTCGTACGGCAAACGCTGTCTGATGGCACGACGGTTGATCGAACGAGGCGTTCGGTTCGTTCAACTTTTCATGGCAGGCCAGCCATGGGACACGCATTCGCACAACGTGTCTGGAATTCGGAGTTGTTGTCAGCAAACCGATCTGCCGATTGCCGGCCTGCTGACGGATCTGAAACAGCGAGGATTGCTTGATTCCACACTGGTTCAATGGGGCGGCGAATTCGGCCGGACGCCCGGTGCTGAACAACGAGATGGGAACAAGACCGAAGGGATCGAGGGGCGCGATCATCATCCCTATGGATTTAGTGTCTGGCTGGCGGGCGGGGGCATTCGCGGCGGACAAGCGTACGGAGCGACCGACGACTTCGGTTACCGTGCCATTGCAAACCGAACTCAGACGGCCGACTTGCACGCGACGATTTTGCACCTGCTGGGACTCGACCACGAGTCGCTGACGTTCCCACACAATAGTCGAGATGAGCGTCTGACCGACGTCTACAAAGCCCGCGTCATTCGCGAACTGCTCATGTAA
- a CDS encoding DUF1501 domain-containing protein, translating to MTLNCQGPRPRREFLKVGALALGNLSLSQVLTARAAAGKSFPDTSVIMLYLHGGPSQLETYDLKPAAPTTYRSMFNPISTNVAGMDICELFPRQAQIADKFSLVRSLHHDIGIHSDGGIIVLTGKRPRRLDPTSQSKSDHPDFGSVASRVRGMGANSMPPYVAIPQKLYMTQPAYLGVNHGPFEVGDPSPLTYTPPALKLSAKLVGQGLDDRKQLLGELDRLRGNLDLAGSLDGTGQFRDLAFQMLTSPRLAEAFDLQREDPSLRDRYGRNLWGQGCLLARRMAEAGTAVVTLYIDTPKSGPDFTNWDDHNGNAGRQGHFAGYMRTRLPYLDDALATLIEDIFARGLDRKIMVVVVGEFGRTPRIATNSTGAGRDHWPDAYTALFSGGGLRMGQVVGATNSKAEFPIASPYTPYDMLATIYRHLGIDTQFSFLDFSGRPVPILGQGQPIRELI from the coding sequence ATGACGTTAAATTGTCAGGGACCGCGACCACGCCGTGAATTTCTGAAAGTCGGTGCACTGGCGCTCGGAAATCTGTCACTCAGTCAAGTCCTGACCGCGCGGGCCGCAGCCGGAAAATCGTTTCCCGATACGTCGGTCATTATGCTCTATTTGCATGGCGGACCATCTCAGTTGGAGACATACGATCTGAAACCTGCGGCACCCACGACGTATCGCAGCATGTTCAATCCTATTTCGACAAATGTCGCGGGAATGGACATTTGCGAACTCTTTCCTCGTCAGGCCCAGATCGCCGACAAGTTCTCGCTGGTTCGATCGCTGCACCATGACATTGGGATTCACAGTGACGGCGGCATCATTGTCCTCACGGGAAAGCGACCACGGCGACTCGACCCGACTTCTCAGTCCAAAAGCGATCACCCGGACTTTGGGAGCGTGGCCAGCCGTGTCAGGGGAATGGGCGCGAATTCAATGCCCCCCTATGTGGCGATTCCGCAGAAATTGTATATGACACAGCCAGCGTACCTGGGCGTGAATCATGGACCATTTGAGGTCGGAGACCCGTCGCCTCTGACGTACACGCCACCTGCGTTGAAACTGAGCGCGAAACTGGTGGGACAGGGGCTCGACGACCGAAAGCAGTTGCTGGGAGAGCTCGACCGGCTTCGGGGAAACCTGGATCTCGCGGGCAGCCTGGACGGAACCGGACAGTTTCGCGATCTGGCGTTTCAGATGCTGACGAGCCCGCGACTGGCCGAAGCATTTGATTTGCAGCGTGAAGATCCATCGCTGCGAGACCGCTACGGTCGGAATCTGTGGGGCCAAGGATGTCTTTTGGCTCGTCGCATGGCTGAGGCGGGGACCGCGGTCGTGACGCTCTATATCGACACTCCCAAGAGCGGGCCCGACTTTACCAACTGGGACGACCACAATGGCAACGCCGGTCGCCAGGGTCACTTTGCCGGTTACATGCGCACGCGGTTACCCTATCTTGACGATGCGCTGGCGACATTGATCGAGGACATCTTCGCACGTGGGCTCGACCGAAAGATCATGGTTGTCGTGGTCGGCGAGTTTGGACGCACACCGCGCATTGCAACGAACAGTACGGGAGCTGGCCGCGATCACTGGCCCGATGCTTATACAGCGCTGTTTTCCGGAGGTGGATTACGGATGGGGCAAGTGGTCGGCGCAACGAACTCCAAAGCCGAATTCCCGATCGCAAGTCCTTACACGCCCTACGACATGCTCGCCACGATCTATCGACATTTGGGAATCGACACCCAGTTCTCATTCCTGGATTTCTCGGGACGCCCTGTTCCTATTCTCGGACAGGGCCAACCGATCCGCGAATTGATCTGA